A stretch of the Vagococcus xieshaowenii genome encodes the following:
- a CDS encoding DAK2 domain-containing protein: MVQAGSMRLDQNAEYVNSLNVFPVPDGDTGTNMNLSMTSGAKAVSNSTSEHVGELSKVLSKGLLMGARGNSGVILSQLFRGFSKAIVDFEEVTSEQFATAFASGVETAYKAVMKPVEGTILTVAREGAKAGMKKAQQTEDCLEVMEAVVKGSKKALDKTPDLLPVLKEVGVVDSGGQGLLFIYEGFLSVLSGKELEAPVYQPTPAEMTEMVNAEHHRSVAGHVATEDIKFGYCTEIMVRIGEGETVDSEFDYDTFRNYLNELGDSLLVVADDEVIKVHVHTEHPGEVMNYGQKFGSLIKIKVDNMRVQHETILESDEVAPKADAPRKPYGIIAIAAGEGLKELFLSMGANYVISGGQTMNPSTEDIMKAIEEVHAEKVIILPNNKNIFMAADQAAEVSEIPTVVVPARTISQGMTALLGFNDQLSLEENKETMVAMLDEVASGQVTTAVRDTTIDGLEIHQDDFIGMVEGKIVVAQTDRFTSSVNTIEKMLTEDSEIVTIIIGEEGTQEEAEAIEAAILALNDELEVEIHQGDQPVYPYIFSVE; the protein is encoded by the coding sequence ATGGTTCAGGCAGGATCAATGCGCTTGGATCAAAATGCCGAGTATGTTAACTCGTTAAACGTTTTTCCAGTGCCAGATGGTGATACTGGAACGAATATGAATTTATCAATGACAAGTGGTGCAAAAGCAGTAAGTAATTCAACATCAGAACATGTTGGGGAATTATCAAAAGTCTTATCAAAAGGTTTATTAATGGGAGCTCGTGGTAACTCAGGCGTTATCCTTTCTCAGTTGTTCCGTGGTTTCTCAAAAGCAATCGTTGATTTTGAAGAAGTAACAAGTGAACAATTTGCTACAGCATTCGCTAGTGGTGTTGAAACAGCGTACAAAGCGGTTATGAAGCCGGTGGAAGGAACGATTCTAACAGTTGCTCGTGAAGGCGCTAAAGCTGGTATGAAAAAAGCCCAACAAACAGAAGATTGTTTAGAAGTAATGGAAGCTGTTGTTAAAGGTTCTAAAAAAGCGCTAGATAAAACACCAGATTTATTACCTGTTCTTAAAGAAGTCGGTGTTGTAGATAGTGGTGGTCAAGGGCTATTATTTATTTATGAAGGATTTTTAAGTGTTTTATCAGGTAAAGAATTAGAAGCACCTGTATATCAACCAACACCTGCTGAAATGACAGAAATGGTAAATGCTGAACATCATCGTAGTGTAGCAGGTCATGTTGCTACTGAAGATATTAAGTTCGGTTACTGTACTGAAATAATGGTAAGAATTGGTGAAGGTGAAACAGTTGATAGTGAATTTGACTATGATACGTTCCGTAACTATTTAAATGAATTAGGTGATTCATTATTAGTGGTTGCTGATGATGAAGTCATTAAAGTTCACGTTCATACGGAGCATCCCGGTGAAGTGATGAACTACGGTCAGAAATTTGGTTCATTAATTAAAATTAAAGTAGATAACATGCGTGTTCAACATGAAACTATTCTTGAATCTGACGAAGTGGCACCAAAAGCTGATGCACCTCGTAAACCGTACGGAATTATCGCAATTGCTGCCGGAGAAGGATTAAAAGAATTATTCTTGAGTATGGGCGCTAACTATGTCATCAGTGGTGGACAAACAATGAATCCAAGTACTGAAGATATTATGAAAGCTATTGAAGAAGTACATGCTGAGAAAGTGATTATTTTACCAAATAATAAAAACATCTTCATGGCAGCAGATCAAGCGGCTGAAGTAAGTGAAATTCCAACAGTTGTAGTACCTGCTAGAACTATTTCTCAAGGGATGACTGCGTTGTTAGGCTTCAATGATCAACTATCATTAGAAGAAAATAAAGAAACAATGGTTGCTATGTTAGATGAAGTAGCAAGTGGTCAAGTAACAACTGCTGTTAGAGATACAACGATTGATGGTTTAGAGATTCATCAAGATGATTTTATCGGAATGGTAGAAGGTAAAATCGTTGTCGCTCAAACAGATCGTTTTACTTCATCAGTTAATACAATTGAAAAAATGTTAACAGAAGATAGCGAAATTGTTACAATTATTATTGGTGAAGAAGGAACACAAGAAGAAGCTGAAGCAATTGAAGCAGCTATCTTAGCGTTAAATGATGAATTAGAAGTTGAAATACACCAAGGAGATCAACCAGTTTATCCATATATCTTCTCTGTAGAATAA
- the rpe gene encoding ribulose-phosphate 3-epimerase, translating to MKIAPSILSADFANLERDVVLVEKAGADYIHIDVMDGQFVPNITLGPNIVAALRPVTKLPLDVHLMIVNPERYIADFAKAGADFIVIHAESTPHLHRGIQMIKDLGVKAGVVINPGTPVSAIEHVLSMVDMVLLMTVNPGFGGQSFIPEVTEKIAQVAAIRQEKGYQYEIEVDGGVTDKTIKQCADAGADVFVAGSYVYAAENPAERIQTLRDAVQ from the coding sequence ATGAAAATTGCGCCATCAATTTTAAGTGCAGATTTTGCTAATTTAGAAAGAGATGTTGTATTAGTTGAAAAAGCAGGAGCAGATTATATTCATATCGATGTAATGGACGGTCAATTCGTCCCTAATATTACTTTAGGTCCTAATATTGTTGCTGCTTTGCGACCGGTAACTAAATTACCACTGGATGTTCATTTGATGATTGTGAATCCTGAGCGTTATATTGCTGATTTCGCCAAGGCAGGAGCAGATTTTATTGTGATTCATGCCGAAAGCACACCTCATTTGCATCGTGGTATCCAAATGATTAAAGATTTAGGTGTGAAAGCCGGTGTGGTAATTAATCCAGGGACACCCGTTAGTGCCATTGAACATGTTTTGAGCATGGTAGACATGGTGTTATTAATGACGGTTAATCCAGGGTTTGGTGGACAATCGTTTATTCCAGAAGTTACCGAAAAAATCGCACAAGTGGCGGCTATCCGTCAAGAAAAGGGTTATCAATACGAAATTGAAGTAGATGGTGGTGTAACGGATAAAACCATCAAACAATGCGCAGATGCAGGAGCGGATGTATTTGTTGCAGGCTCATATGTCTATGCTGCGGAGAATCCAGCTGAACGTATTCAAACGCTTCGTGATGCGGTACAGTAA
- the recG gene encoding ATP-dependent DNA helicase RecG: protein MKSLNDGVAVLAGVGPKKVEQLMSLGIETIEELIMYFPFRYNDFQLRQIEDIADQEKVVLKGTVVTEAVVSHFGYKKNRLMFNIRQEHVVVKVTFFNQHFLQKQVHMGEEISVYGKWDSKRQSLMGIKILSSGAKEQSVDEFAPIYHVNKQVRQQTLVDIIAKGIEAYLPLVEDWLPDELVEKYHFLDRQTAVKAMHFPQTMTENQEARRRMVFEEFFEFQMRMQQLKHQEKTTDMGTEILYDNARLKTFIETLPFELTSAQKRVTNEICRDMRSSLHMHRLLQGDVGSGKTVIAAIVLYAAVTAGFQGAMMVPTEILAEQHFLSLTELFKDTDVRVALLTGSTKAKEKREILAQLANHELDIIVGTHALIQDGVDYHHLGLVITDEQHRFGVKQRQALREKGNHPDVLFMTATPIPRTLAITAYGEMDVSVIDELPAGRIPITTRWVKPQQLKTVLDWSAKELRQGHQVYVICPLIEESESLDLKNATELYDTLRDYYAPDFEVGLLHGKMKPAEKDDIMTKFKDNELQILVSTTVIEVGVNVPNATIMMIMDAERFGLAQLHQLRGRVGRGSEASYCILVSNPKNDTGIERMKIMTETTDGFVLSQKDLEMRGPGEFFGARQSGIPQFNVGDMVVDFDILETARQEASNIWEQYEWQIKAAYQLLAQRMVEVEQTGKFD from the coding sequence TTGAAGTCGTTAAATGATGGAGTGGCTGTCTTAGCGGGAGTAGGACCTAAGAAAGTTGAGCAATTAATGTCATTAGGTATTGAAACAATTGAAGAACTTATCATGTATTTCCCGTTTCGCTACAATGATTTTCAGTTACGTCAAATTGAAGATATTGCAGATCAAGAAAAAGTGGTATTAAAAGGAACAGTCGTAACCGAAGCGGTAGTTTCCCATTTTGGCTATAAAAAAAATAGACTGATGTTTAATATTAGACAAGAGCATGTCGTAGTGAAAGTGACATTTTTTAATCAACACTTTTTACAAAAGCAAGTTCACATGGGCGAAGAAATAAGCGTGTATGGTAAATGGGATAGTAAACGTCAATCTTTAATGGGTATAAAAATATTAAGTAGCGGTGCTAAAGAACAAAGTGTTGATGAATTTGCCCCTATTTATCACGTTAACAAGCAAGTGAGACAACAAACACTTGTTGATATTATTGCAAAAGGAATAGAAGCTTATCTACCCTTGGTCGAGGACTGGTTACCGGATGAATTAGTTGAAAAGTATCATTTTTTAGATCGTCAAACAGCGGTCAAAGCCATGCATTTTCCGCAGACTATGACAGAAAATCAGGAAGCAAGACGTCGAATGGTGTTTGAGGAATTTTTTGAATTTCAAATGCGTATGCAACAATTGAAGCATCAGGAAAAAACGACAGATATGGGGACAGAGATACTATATGATAATGCTCGCTTAAAAACTTTTATTGAGACGCTGCCTTTTGAATTAACCTCCGCTCAAAAACGTGTAACAAATGAAATTTGTCGGGATATGAGAAGTAGTTTACATATGCATCGTTTGCTTCAAGGGGATGTTGGGAGTGGTAAAACAGTGATTGCTGCTATTGTTCTTTATGCTGCAGTCACTGCTGGTTTTCAAGGGGCTATGATGGTGCCAACAGAAATACTGGCGGAACAACATTTTTTAAGTCTAACTGAGTTATTTAAAGATACTGATGTAAGAGTTGCTTTGTTAACGGGTTCAACAAAAGCTAAAGAAAAGCGTGAAATCTTAGCGCAACTTGCTAATCATGAACTGGATATTATCGTGGGAACCCATGCGTTGATTCAAGACGGTGTGGATTATCATCATCTAGGATTGGTCATTACTGATGAACAGCATCGCTTTGGTGTTAAACAACGTCAAGCTCTAAGAGAAAAAGGAAATCATCCAGATGTCTTATTTATGACGGCTACACCTATCCCAAGAACTCTAGCGATTACGGCTTATGGTGAAATGGATGTATCAGTCATTGATGAGTTGCCAGCGGGTCGTATTCCTATCACAACAAGATGGGTTAAACCTCAGCAACTCAAGACTGTCTTAGATTGGTCAGCCAAAGAATTACGTCAAGGTCATCAAGTCTATGTGATTTGTCCGTTAATTGAAGAGTCCGAGTCCTTAGATTTGAAAAATGCCACTGAATTATATGATACATTACGCGACTATTATGCGCCTGACTTTGAAGTGGGATTATTACACGGTAAGATGAAACCTGCAGAAAAAGATGATATCATGACGAAATTTAAAGACAATGAGCTTCAAATTCTCGTTTCAACTACGGTTATTGAAGTAGGTGTTAACGTTCCAAATGCTACTATTATGATGATTATGGACGCAGAACGTTTTGGATTAGCTCAGTTGCATCAATTGAGAGGACGAGTGGGACGTGGTAGTGAAGCGTCGTATTGTATTCTTGTTTCTAATCCTAAAAATGATACAGGAATTGAACGGATGAAAATAATGACTGAAACAACAGACGGTTTTGTTTTAAGTCAAAAAGATTTAGAAATGCGAGGTCCAGGCGAATTTTTTGGTGCTCGTCAATCAGGGATTCCACAGTTTAATGTAGGCGATATGGTTGTTGACTTTGACATATTAGAAACTGCTAGGCAAGAAGCATCTAATATTTGGGAACAATATGAGTGGCAAATTAAAGCAGCCTATCAACTTCTAGCCCAACGAATGGTTGAGGTTGAACAGACTGGAAAATTTGACTAA
- the acpP gene encoding acyl carrier protein has protein sequence MTREEVLAKVSAIILRHFDIEEDKISEELSIKDDLGADSIKIMEFVLEIEDEFGTEISDEDAEKIETVGAAVDYITNNL, from the coding sequence TTGACACGTGAAGAAGTATTAGCAAAAGTTTCAGCAATCATTTTAAGACATTTTGATATTGAAGAAGATAAAATCAGTGAAGAATTAAGCATTAAAGATGATTTAGGTGCTGATTCTATTAAAATTATGGAATTTGTATTAGAAATTGAAGACGAGTTCGGTACAGAGATTTCTGATGAAGATGCTGAAAAAATTGAAACAGTTGGTGCAGCTGTTGATTATATAACAAATAATCTTTAA
- the plsX gene encoding phosphate acyltransferase PlsX: MRIAVDAMGGDNAPKAIVEGVMLAKKELPSIEFQLFGKEEEIKQYVTDMENVTIIHTDVKIESDDEPVKAVRRKKDASMMLAAKAVKDGEADAVFSAGNTGALLAAGLLVVGRIPQIERPGLMTTLPTFGKNNQGFDFMDLGANAENKPEHLVEYAVMGTHYAKQVRGITNPRVGLLNNGEEETKGNELTKSTYQLLKNEPSINFIGNVEARELLSGVADVVVTDGFTGNAVLKTIEGTALGIMSILKESILDSGIKGKMGAVLLKDALKNVKGSLDYSAYGGAVLFGLKAPVVKTHGSTGPEAVAYTIKQIHTMLETNVTDGLVSYYAHKDETSK, from the coding sequence ATGAGAATTGCAGTCGATGCAATGGGTGGCGATAATGCCCCAAAAGCAATTGTTGAAGGGGTTATGTTAGCCAAGAAAGAATTACCTTCAATTGAATTCCAATTATTCGGTAAAGAAGAAGAAATTAAACAATACGTAACGGATATGGAGAATGTTACAATTATTCATACAGATGTGAAGATTGAAAGTGATGATGAGCCGGTTAAAGCAGTTAGACGCAAAAAAGATGCCTCAATGATGTTAGCTGCTAAAGCAGTAAAAGACGGAGAAGCAGATGCTGTTTTTTCTGCAGGGAATACAGGAGCATTGTTAGCGGCCGGGTTATTAGTAGTTGGACGTATTCCACAAATTGAACGCCCAGGTTTGATGACGACATTACCTACTTTTGGAAAAAACAATCAAGGATTCGATTTTATGGATTTAGGTGCAAATGCCGAAAACAAACCCGAGCATCTTGTTGAATATGCTGTAATGGGAACACATTACGCTAAGCAAGTTCGTGGGATTACAAATCCTCGCGTTGGGTTGCTTAACAACGGAGAAGAAGAAACTAAAGGTAATGAATTAACTAAATCAACGTATCAATTACTAAAAAATGAACCAAGTATTAATTTTATTGGTAACGTTGAAGCAAGAGAATTATTATCTGGTGTTGCGGACGTAGTAGTAACAGATGGATTTACTGGGAATGCAGTACTAAAAACCATCGAAGGAACAGCTCTAGGCATTATGTCTATTTTAAAAGAATCCATTTTAGATAGTGGAATTAAAGGGAAAATGGGTGCTGTCTTACTAAAAGATGCGTTGAAAAATGTTAAAGGAAGTCTTGATTATTCAGCGTATGGTGGTGCGGTATTGTTTGGTTTAAAAGCTCCTGTGGTAAAAACGCATGGATCAACTGGTCCAGAAGCTGTTGCTTATACCATTAAACAGATTCACACGATGTTAGAAACAAATGTAACAGATGGCTTAGTTTCTTATTATGCACATAAAGATGAAACGTCTAAATAG
- a CDS encoding ABC transporter ATP-binding protein encodes MKTGEQLLEVRNLHTGFRIKDTFYDAVDDVSLTLDKNEILAIVGESGCGKSTLATTIMGLHNPNNAKSTGQVIYKDMNLLEFNETLYNKIRGNDIGMIFQDPLSALNPLMRIGDQIAEALSYHTDYTKEQRDERVLELLAQVGIPNPARVARQYPHELSGGMRQRVIIAIAISCKPPVIIADEPTTALDVTIQAQILDLLTDLQAETEAGIIMITHDLSVVAEMADRVAVMYGGQIVEQAPVAELFANPKHPYTRSLLNSIPQEDSPDEELHVIDGVVPSLTKMPRTGCRFAARIPWVAESEHEENPTLHEVGPDHLVRCTCYKHFHFKHEGGAE; translated from the coding sequence ATGAAGACTGGGGAACAACTACTCGAAGTCCGTAATTTGCATACAGGTTTTAGAATTAAAGATACATTTTATGACGCCGTCGATGATGTTTCTCTAACACTCGATAAAAATGAGATTTTAGCGATTGTAGGGGAATCAGGGTGTGGTAAAAGTACATTAGCAACAACAATTATGGGGCTACATAATCCCAATAATGCGAAATCAACAGGTCAAGTTATCTATAAAGATATGAACTTGTTAGAATTTAATGAAACTTTATACAATAAAATTAGAGGAAATGACATTGGAATGATCTTTCAAGATCCTTTATCAGCATTAAATCCATTAATGAGAATTGGTGATCAAATTGCTGAAGCTTTGTCATACCATACAGATTATACTAAAGAACAACGTGATGAACGCGTTTTAGAGTTGTTAGCCCAGGTTGGTATTCCAAATCCAGCACGTGTTGCTCGTCAATACCCACATGAACTATCAGGTGGTATGCGTCAACGTGTCATTATTGCGATTGCTATTTCTTGTAAGCCGCCAGTTATTATTGCGGATGAGCCAACAACAGCATTAGATGTAACTATTCAAGCACAAATTTTAGATTTATTAACTGATTTACAGGCTGAAACAGAGGCAGGTATTATCATGATTACTCATGATTTATCAGTAGTAGCTGAAATGGCTGATCGTGTTGCAGTAATGTACGGTGGTCAAATTGTTGAGCAAGCACCAGTAGCTGAATTGTTTGCTAATCCGAAACATCCATATACACGTTCATTATTGAACTCTATCCCTCAAGAAGATAGTCCAGATGAGGAATTACACGTAATTGATGGCGTGGTTCCTTCATTAACTAAAATGCCTAGAACAGGATGTCGTTTTGCGGCACGTATTCCTTGGGTTGCTGAATCAGAACATGAAGAAAACCCAACCTTACACGAAGTAGGACCCGATCATTTGGTTCGCTGTACTTGTTATAAGCATTTCCATTTCAAACATGAGGGAGGAGCAGAATAA
- a CDS encoding ATP-binding cassette domain-containing protein gives MSELLRIEDLKVHYPIRSGFFNRVTDHVYAVDGVSMTIEKGKTYGLIGESGSGKSTIGKAVVGLEKVTDGQIIYNSQDVTKRSIRKATNYNRDVQMIFQDSMSSLNPKKRVIDIIAEPIRNFEELTDLEEKQRVKEMLDIVGMPTDALYKYPHEFSGGQRQRLGVARAVATNPKLIVADEPVSALDLSVQAQVLNFMKHIQQQYDLSYLFISHDLGVVKYMCDNLAIMNKGRFVEVGTREDIYNNPQHIYTKRLLSAIPKIDVENREAHKAQRREVEKEYQTLMSDYYDENGRVYDLQEISSTHKAAVIHRESEEK, from the coding sequence ATGAGTGAATTACTAAGAATTGAAGATTTAAAAGTTCACTATCCAATTAGAAGTGGCTTCTTCAACCGAGTAACTGACCATGTATATGCAGTTGATGGTGTGAGCATGACTATCGAAAAAGGTAAAACATATGGTTTAATCGGTGAATCAGGTTCAGGAAAATCAACGATCGGTAAAGCGGTTGTTGGATTAGAAAAAGTAACAGATGGACAAATTATTTATAACTCACAAGATGTGACAAAACGTTCAATTAGAAAAGCAACAAATTATAATCGTGACGTTCAAATGATTTTCCAAGATTCAATGTCAAGTTTGAATCCTAAAAAACGAGTGATCGATATTATCGCAGAACCTATTCGTAATTTTGAAGAGTTAACAGATTTAGAAGAAAAACAACGTGTGAAAGAAATGCTGGATATCGTAGGAATGCCAACTGATGCGTTATACAAATATCCGCATGAATTTTCAGGTGGACAACGTCAACGTCTAGGGGTTGCCCGTGCAGTAGCAACAAATCCTAAATTAATTGTCGCTGATGAACCAGTATCTGCTTTGGATTTATCTGTTCAAGCGCAAGTATTAAACTTTATGAAACATATCCAACAACAATATGACTTGAGTTATTTATTTATTTCTCATGATTTAGGTGTCGTGAAATATATGTGTGATAATTTAGCTATTATGAACAAAGGTCGTTTTGTTGAAGTTGGAACTCGTGAAGATATTTATAATAACCCACAACATATCTATACCAAACGTTTATTATCAGCGATTCCGAAGATTGATGTTGAGAATCGTGAAGCGCATAAAGCGCAACGTCGTGAAGTGGAAAAAGAATATCAAACATTGATGAGTGATTATTATGATGAAAACGGTCGTGTATACGACTTACAAGAAATTTCATCAACGCATAAAGCGGCAGTTATTCATCGAGAAAGCGAGGAGAAATAA
- a CDS encoding thiamine diphosphokinase: MQQVIIAAGGSPSLWPVLDHFSEEAIWIGVDRGSLYLLNHGIQPLVAIGDFDSLIKEEFEQVARQVKEVIKAQPEKDFTDTELAILEVLKRYPDSEITLIGASGGRWDHFLANIWLPFHIGDLSITNKLTIADNQNTMRYFLPGDYVIDKEIDKKYLAFICLTPIEGFTIHDAKYKLTNVEVAFPTSYASNEFVSDTVRFSFTKGVIAVIQSKDK, translated from the coding sequence ATGCAACAAGTTATCATTGCTGCAGGTGGATCCCCTTCTTTATGGCCTGTACTTGATCATTTTTCAGAAGAAGCGATTTGGATTGGAGTTGATCGTGGCAGCCTGTATTTGCTTAATCATGGTATTCAACCATTAGTTGCTATCGGAGACTTCGATTCGCTTATAAAGGAAGAATTTGAACAAGTAGCGCGACAAGTAAAAGAAGTCATCAAAGCACAACCTGAGAAAGATTTTACTGATACCGAGTTAGCTATTTTAGAAGTATTAAAAAGATACCCTGATTCGGAAATTACGTTGATTGGGGCTTCTGGAGGTAGATGGGATCATTTTCTAGCTAATATTTGGTTACCGTTTCATATAGGAGACTTGTCTATAACAAACAAATTAACCATTGCCGATAATCAAAACACGATGCGTTACTTTTTACCAGGGGATTATGTCATTGATAAAGAGATTGATAAGAAGTATTTAGCCTTTATTTGTTTAACGCCAATTGAGGGTTTTACAATTCATGATGCTAAATATAAACTCACTAATGTGGAGGTTGCTTTTCCAACAAGTTATGCTTCTAATGAGTTCGTATCCGATACGGTGAGGTTTAGTTTCACTAAAGGTGTTATAGCGGTGATACAAAGTAAAGATAAATAA
- the rsgA gene encoding ribosome small subunit-dependent GTPase A, protein MAKGQIRKALSGFYYVYSDGKTYQTRARGNFRNRNITPLVGDEVEFKFDTLKEGYILAVEPRKNELIRPPVANIDQAVLIISCKEPNFSENLLDRFLVYLEYNNIVPILYFTKTDLLDESGYYQVKEYADYFEKIGYHVLMPLLGHPDELVATISTLFSDKVTVFMGQTGAGKSTLINKISPELNLKTGEISQYLGRGKHTTRHVELIPLEGGLVGDTPGFSAIDIPQMETTELSQQFIEINEASQSCKFRECKHVHEPKCAVKAQVAAGEISQERYDNYLQILNELENRKPMYGKNKR, encoded by the coding sequence ATGGCAAAAGGACAAATAAGGAAAGCATTAAGCGGCTTTTATTATGTATATTCAGATGGAAAGACCTATCAAACAAGAGCGCGAGGAAATTTTAGGAATAGAAATATTACGCCTTTAGTGGGAGATGAAGTTGAATTTAAATTTGATACGTTAAAAGAAGGGTATATTTTAGCGGTTGAACCAAGAAAAAATGAACTGATTCGTCCGCCTGTTGCTAACATTGATCAAGCGGTCTTAATTATTAGTTGTAAAGAACCAAATTTTTCAGAAAATTTATTAGATCGCTTTTTAGTTTATTTAGAGTATAATAATATCGTGCCTATTTTATACTTTACAAAGACAGATTTGCTAGATGAATCCGGCTATTATCAAGTGAAAGAGTATGCAGATTATTTTGAAAAAATTGGGTATCACGTGCTGATGCCATTATTAGGCCATCCAGATGAGTTAGTCGCTACGATATCAACGTTATTTTCTGACAAAGTAACCGTCTTTATGGGACAAACAGGTGCTGGTAAATCAACATTGATTAATAAAATATCTCCAGAGTTGAACTTAAAAACAGGAGAAATTTCTCAATATTTAGGCCGAGGAAAGCATACGACACGTCATGTGGAATTAATTCCTTTAGAAGGTGGATTAGTTGGTGACACGCCAGGGTTTAGTGCTATTGATATTCCGCAAATGGAAACAACGGAATTATCGCAACAATTCATCGAAATAAATGAAGCAAGCCAGTCTTGTAAATTCCGTGAGTGTAAACATGTTCATGAACCTAAATGTGCAGTTAAGGCACAAGTTGCAGCAGGAGAAATTTCACAAGAGCGTTATGATAATTACTTGCAAATATTAAACGAACTTGAAAATCGTAAACCTATGTATGGAAAAAATAAACGTTAA
- the rpmB gene encoding 50S ribosomal protein L28, which produces MAKECYITGRKARSGNSRSHAMNSSKRTWKANLQKVRILVDGKPKKVWVSTRALKSGKVERV; this is translated from the coding sequence ATGGCAAAAGAATGTTATATCACTGGACGTAAAGCAAGATCTGGTAACTCTCGCTCTCACGCGATGAATTCATCTAAACGTACTTGGAAAGCTAACCTACAAAAAGTTCGTATTTTAGTAGACGGCAAACCTAAGAAAGTTTGGGTTTCAACTCGTGCTTTGAAATCAGGTAAAGTTGAGCGTGTTTAA
- a CDS encoding Asp23/Gls24 family envelope stress response protein translates to MTVKINTQAGTIEISNEVIATVVGGATTEIYGIVGMASKNQIKDNFNEILRKENYSRGVVVRQEDNGVAVDVYTVISYGTKISEVSKNVQEKVKYNLETMLGITANSVNVFVQGVRVLPE, encoded by the coding sequence ATGACTGTTAAAATTAATACACAAGCAGGAACTATCGAAATTAGCAATGAGGTGATTGCCACAGTAGTTGGTGGTGCAACCACTGAAATTTATGGCATCGTGGGCATGGCAAGTAAAAACCAAATTAAAGATAATTTTAATGAAATCCTTCGAAAAGAAAATTATTCTCGAGGCGTTGTTGTTCGTCAAGAAGATAACGGTGTAGCAGTTGATGTTTATACGGTTATTAGCTATGGAACAAAAATCTCAGAAGTATCTAAGAACGTTCAAGAGAAAGTTAAATACAATTTAGAAACAATGTTGGGCATTACTGCGAACTCAGTAAATGTATTTGTCCAAGGCGTACGTGTACTACCTGAATAA